In the Flavobacteriales bacterium genome, GGCCGCGTTGCAATGCATGAAGGCCAACCCCATCTGAACCGCACTGGAACCGGCCACGCGGCCCGGGCGCGGCACCCCGCTGTCCGCCGCCTGCCCCACCCCTGGAAGGCCTGGCTCAGCATCAGCAACGACCCGGACAACACCACGCCCGACGGCTGGGCCCAGTTGCACCGCCTCATCTGGGAGGAGCTCCACCTGCCGTTCGCCGATGCGCTATTCCTGCGCTCGTTCAACACGCAGCTGCCCGATCAGGTGGACCTCCACGGGCATCCGCACATCCTGACGGCCCATCCGCACGACAGCCTGCACACCTGGGGCGACTACATGTTCGCCCGCACGCGCGGCTTCGACCGCAGCGATGCCGAAGAGGCGCTGACCTGGCTGCGACGCATCGGGTTCAGGCCACGCGTGTGGGTGGACCACAGCCAGTTCACGGGCAACATGCTGCACCTGCACCGCACCGGGGCCATCCCCGAGTTCCGGGACGCTTCGGGGCATGTGTACCCCAATCCGTTGTATACCCTGGACCTGGTGCATGAGGCAGGCGTGCGCTACTTGTGGGACGGTACGGTGACCCCGGTGCTGGGGCAGGACATCCCGATGGGCGACCTGTCGTGGACCCTCGAAAGCACGGGCGACCGGCGGGCGGGCCTTGCGCTCTACGCGCGCCGGCGGATCCGCGCGGGACTGCGACCGGGCACGGTGCCTTCCGCCCGCGATGCGAACCGGGCCTACAGACGGCATCGCTTCCCCGACGGGCGCAGCTTCTACATCTTTCAGCGGCATGGGGAATGGCCGCTGGCCGACATCGACGGGCTCGGCGAGCTGCTGGCCCCCGCGCGGATGGACGAGCTGGTGCGCCGGGGCGGTGTGTGCATCGCGTACACCCACCTGGGCAAGCGGCCCGCCGGGCGCATGGACGATCCCGTGCATGTACCCCCCCCGACGCGGCGCGCGCTGGAGCACGTGGCCACGCTTCACCGCGAGGGCCGATTGATGCTCAGCGGGACCGCCCGCCTGCTGGACCATCTGGTGATCCGCGACCATATCGACGTGGACCCCGCACGCCGAAGCATCCGCTTTGTGGCCGACGGCATCGCGTTCGACCGGCTCGGCGGCCAGGACCTGGCCGGTCACGCGTTCACGTTCGATCTTCCCTTCGCCTCCGGGTGGGAGGTCCTGGGCAGCGATGGCCCGTTGGATCCGCGCGTGGAGGTGCACGGCCGCGCGGCCTTCACCCTTCATTTCGACGGCGCATGAGCCACCGGGTGGTCCTGCTCACCAACCGATCGCGCGGGTCGATGGCCCTCGCCCGGGCGCTGGTCGCCGGCGGGCTCGACTTGGGGATGGTGGTGGTGGGGCGTGAACCCGCTCCCGAGAAGTCCAAACGGCTGATCACCCGGTTGCTGCGTGCCGCGCTCGGCGATGCGCTGGTGAACCGCATCGGCACGCTGCTGCAGGACCGGGCCGTCAAGCACGTGCTGCGGGTGGAGCGCCGGTTGTTCGCGGATGCCGACATCGTGCTGGAAGGTGGCATCAACGCCTGCGACCTGCTGCCGGGATGGCCTCCGGGCGTGCCCGTGGTCGAGGTGGACCGCATGAACGACGCCGGAACCGTCGCGCGCATCCGCTCCGGGTCGCCCGATGCGCTGGTGGTCTTCGGCACGGGGATCCTGAAACGCCCGGTGCTGGCCATCGCCCCCGCCATCAACGCCCACACCAGCCTGCTGCCACATTACCGCGGCACACGCAGCGAGTTCTGGCAGTGCCGCCACAACGACCCCGCCCATGTGGGCATCACCATCCATCTGGTGGATGAAGGGGTGGACACGGGTCAGGTGCTGTTCCAGCGCCCCACGGCGACCCCATGGCCCACCACACCCTTCCACTTGCGGAGCCTCAACACCCTGGAGGTGATCCGCCACCTGCCGGGCGTGGTGAAGGCCTTTCTGGACGGTCGGCTCACACCGTTCGCGCAGCCCGAGGGCTCCGGCACCACCTACCGGAACCGCGACATCACCTTCGCCGACCGGGAAGCGCTGTTCGGCCATATGGAGGCCTGATCGCGATGCGCCCCTTCGTGGTACACCGCCATTCCGGACACCGAGGTGCGGTGTATGCCCTGGCCGTCCGGCAAGGTCGCGTGCTGAGCGGCAGCGGTGACGGCATGGTGGCCGCGTGGGGCAAGGACGCCGCATCCGGCGAGGCGGTGGCACAGGTCGGCCAGGCCGTGTTCGCACTGGCGGTGCTCGACCACCTGGACATCCTGCTGATCGGCACCGAGGTCGGCGACCTGCACGTGGTGGACCTGAGCGATCGGCGTGAGGCGCAGCGTATGGTGCTGCATCGGCGGGGCATCTACCGCATCGTGGCGCTCGACGACCAGCGCGTGGCCTGCGCGGGTGGCGATGGTTCCCTGAGCGTTTGGGGGGTGCGGCGCGATGCCCGCGGGCCTCAGCTCACGCTTCAACGGCACATCCCCATGGCGGAGGAGAAGGTGCGCGACATCGCGATGGACCCTGCGCGGGGTCTGGTGGCCGTAGCCTGCGGGGATGGCACGGTGCGGGTGCTCGATGCCGTGGACCTCAACGAGCGGCTTACGCTGGAAGGCCACATCGGAGGCGCCACGAGCGTGGCCTGGCACCCTGGCAAGCCGGTGCTGCTCTCCGGAGGCAAGGATGGCCACCTGCGGGCCTGGCACGCGGAGCTAGGCACGCCCCTGCTCGCCCAACCAGCGCACCGGGCGGGCATCTACGCGCTGGCGTTCGATCCGCGGAGGGAGCTGCTGGCCACCGCGAGCCGCGACAAGACCGCCAAGGTGTGGCGGGCGGACGACCTGGAGCCCCTGATGCGCCTGGACCGCCCCGCCGGTGGCCATACGCACAGCGTGAACCACATCTGCTGGCTGGGCGACCACCTGTTCACCGCCGGCGACGACCGGATGGTGATCGAGTGGTCCATCACGGACGGCGGCACCGGCGGCCGTTAACTTGCCCGCATGGCCGCTTCGCCGCGTACACGCACCACGCACCGGGTGCTGTGGGCGCTCTGCGCGGTGTTGCTGGCGGTGACCAACAACATCAACTGGGGGCGCGACCATTGGCGCACAGTGCTGCAGGCCGATGCCAAGGGCTACCACGCCTACCTGCCCGCCCTGGTGGTGCACCACGACCTGCATTTCGGTTTCCTGGACCTTGCCGACAGCCTGGGCAGCACGCCGGCGCTGCGCTACGACCACCGCACCGCACCGACGGGCGACACCATCAACAAATACTGGTGCGGCACGGCGCTGATGCAGGCGCCGTTCTATCTGGCCGTCCATGGCCTGCTGAAGGCCGCGGGCCGTCCCGCTCCGGGTCATGGCAAACCCTATGTGATGGCCGTGTGCCTCGCCGCCATCGCGTACGCCCTGCTCGGGCTGTGGGCGGTGGGCCGCCTCATGGCCAGCTGGGGCGTGGACGACCGATGGTGCGCGTTCACGCTCGCCGCGATCTTGTTCGGCACCCACCTGTTCTACTACACCATCGTGGCCCCGGGCATGAGCCACGTCTACAGTTCCGCCCTGGTGGCGCTGTTGCTTCTGAGCGGACGCCGCTATGCCGAGGATGGCCGGGCGCGATGGCTTCCGGTGATGGGCGCGCTCATCGGCCTGCTGGTGCTGGTGCGGCCGGTGAACGGGATCGCCGTGCTGGCGCTGCCGGTGGTGGCCGGCGGCCGGGCCGTGCTCGTCCAACGGCTCCGCGGCCTCCCTCACCAGTTGCGCGCGGTGTTGGGCGCCGTCGGCATCGGTGCGCTCATCGCCGGCCTTCAACCCTTGGTGTACCGGGTCAGCACTGGGCATTGGTGGGTGGACAGCTATCCGGGCGAGCACTTCCGCTGGAGCGACCCGCACATGCTGGACATCCTGATCAGCTATCGCAAGGGCCTGCTGGTGTACACCCCCCTGTGCGCTCTCGCCTTGGTCGGCCTTGTCCCGCTGTGGCGTCGGTCACGCTTCACCGCTTCGGCATGGGTGGCGTTCATGTCGCTGCTCACCTATGTGTTGTCAAGTTGGTGGAACTGGTGGTACGGTGGCAGCTTCAGTGCACGTCCCTTCGTGGAGTACCTGCCCCTGTTCGCCCTGCCGCTGGGGCTGGCGTTGCAGGCGGCCCATGGCGCCCGTCGCACGGTGCTGGTGACGACCGTGGTGCTTCTTGTGGCGCTGTGCCAGGTGCAGACCTACCAGGCACGGTACTACCAGATCCACTACGAGGACATGGACCGGTCGCGGTACTGGGAGGTGTTCCTGCGGCTCGATCGGTTGCCGTGAACCCTTGCGCTAGAGCGGGTAGAACACCGGGATCAGGAAGGTGGCCAGCAACCAGAAGAGCAGGTGCAGCGGGGCGCCCACTTTCAGAAAATCCGTGTACCGGTAGCGGCCTGCGCTGTACACCATCGCGTTGGTCTGGTAGCCGATGGGCGTCATGAAGCTGGCGCTTGCGGCAAAGGCGACGGCCATGAGGAAGGGGGTCGGGCTGGAATCCATACGCCCGGCCACCTGGATGGCGATCGGCGTGATGAGCGCCGCGGTGGCGGTGTTGCTCATCAGTTCGGTGAGCAGGCTGGTGAAGAGGTACAACCCGCTGAGCACAGCCGCAGGCCCCAGGTCGCGCAACAGGTCCACCACCCCGCCGGCGAGCCGGGCATCGAGGCCGCTGGCGTGCATGCCGATGCCCAGGCTGAAGGAGCCGGCCATGAGGAACACGATCTTCCACTCGATCGCCTCGTAGACGTCCTTCATGGACAGGCATCCGGTGAGCACGACGAACACCACTGCGGCCAGGGCGGCCACCATCACCGGCAGCACGTTCAGGCTGGAGAGTACCACCACGGCGGCCACGGCCGCTGTGACCAGCGCAAAGCGCCCGCGGTCGAAGGCCGCGATGCCGTCCTGCCGGGCCAGGATGGCGAAGGGGGCATCCGGACCCCGCTGAAGGCGCTGCAGGGTGCCGACATAGTGGCTGCGGACCTCGGCCAGCACCACGTCGCCGCTGCGCAGCACCACGTCATGCAAGCGGTCGTGCACGACCTCTTCCCGATGGCGCACGGCGAGGGGCACGGCGCGATAAGCACGGATGAGGTCGGCCTCACGCAGGGTCTTGCCCTCCAGGGGGCTGCTGGCAGTGATGACGAGCTCCACCAACGTGGTCCCCCGGGCCCGCAGGTCATCATCGGCCAGGCGCACGCTGGGGCGCACGCTCACCTGGGCGCGGTCCTTCATGGCCCGGATCCTGGCCACATCGCACCGCACCTTGAGCAGGTCGCCGGCTTCAAGCACCATGTCACCACTGGGCAGGTTGAACCGTTGGTCGCCACGCTGGATGGCGATGATGTCCATTTCCATGTCGCGCACCAAGGGGCTGTCCATGATCCGCTTGCCCACGCTGCTCCCGCCGGACAGCAGTTCGATCTCCGTGAGGTAGCCCCCCATGCCGAACTGATCGCCCAGGTCATCCCCCACCGGCCGATCCCCGGGCAGAAGATGACGGCCCACGAGCACCATGTAGGCCACACCAGCGAGCAGGAAGACGATGCCCATGGGCGCCATCTGGAACATGCTGATGGCCGGTACCCCGAGCTTCTGCGCCAGGCCGCTCACCACGATGTTGGTGCTGGTGCCGATCAGGGTGCATGTACCGCCCATGATGGTGCCGAAACTGAGGGGGATCAGCAGCTTGCCGGGATGGATCCGGGCCGAACGCGCCATCTGCACGGCGATGGGGATGAAGACCGCGACGATGGGCGTGTTGTTGATGAAGGCGGAGATGGCCCCGATGGCCAGCATGAACACAGCCAGACCACGGGCCTCTCCTTCCCTGAACAGCGGGCCCAGCCGCGGTCCGATGGTGCTGAGGGCCCCGGTGCGCAGCAGGGCGGCGCTGAGCACGAACATGAAGGCCACGGTCAGGGTGGCCGCATCGCTGAAGCCGGCTACAGCCTCCTGCGGGGTGATGATCCCCGTGAGCGTCAGGACCAGCGCGACGAGCAGGGCCACCAGATCGATGCTGAGCTTTTCGGAGATGAACAGCACGAGCGCACCGATCACGGTGGCGAGGACGATCCATTCGGAGGGCGACATCGGCGGTGGAGCGTGCGAAGTAAGTCAACCCGAGGCTGGGTGGCCGTGGAGCCCACAGCATGGATACCGGGTTCCGCACCCTCATCGGGCCGGCCCGCATGAAGCCTGACCAATGTCAGTTCCGTTCCCTGGAACTTGGTCCACCCAAGGAACCTGACATGTACAGGAACGCGATCATTCCCGCTGTCTGCGCTCTGCTGATCGGCCATGGCGTGGCCCATGCACAGGGCTGCGTGGCCATCCGCAGCTTCACGAGCTGCAACCCGAACGCATTCACCAACGGGGAACTGATCGGCAAGGGCTGGCAGGTGAGCCTGAACTACCGCTACTTCGAGTCGTTCCGCCATTTCAAAGGTGACCATGAGGAGAGCCAGCGTCTCGAGATCGGCAACGAGGTGTGGAACTACAGCACCCAGCTGAACCTCGGGCTCGTGTACAACCTGGACCGGCGCAACGGGCTGGTGTTCTCCCTGCCGTACGGCTACAACGTGCGCAGTTCCGAATACGAGCACAGGACCACGGGGAACCCCTCGTTGCGCACACGCAAGAGCATGCGCAGCATGGGCATCGGCGATATCCGCGTGAGCTACACGCGGTGGCTCTGGAACCCGGACAGCGTGTCGAACGGGAACCTGCAGGTCGGCGTGGGGGTGAAACTGCCCACCGGCAACTTCGCCTACCGGGACTTCTGGTACAACGTGGGTCCCGATACGCTTGGGGAATACCGGCCGGTCGATCAGAGCATCCAGCTCGGCGACGGCGGCCTGGGGTTCACGCTCGAACTGCAGGGCTACCGCAAGCTCTTCGGTCCGGTCTACGGGTACCTGAACGCGTTCTACCTGTTCAACCCGATGGAAACGAACGGCACCCGGACCTACCGGGAGACGATCAGCCCGGTGCTGGCCAACGAGGACATCATGAGCATCCCCGACCAGTACATGGCACGGGCCGGCCTGAACTGGAACATCAGCCACAAGCTTGGCCTGAACCTCTTCGCCGGCGGCCGACTGGAAGGCATCCCCGTGGAGGATATCATCGGGGGGAGCGGTGGGTTCCGGCGTCCGGGATACGTCCTGAGCGCGGAGCCCGGGATCGATTGGATGCGTGGTCGGCATGACATCAACCTCAGCATCCCCTGGGCCATTTACCGCAACAGGACGCAAAGCGTCACGGACAAGGAGATGGAAGCCCAACTGGGGACCCCGCGCCACGGTGATGCGGCCTTCGCGGACTACACGATCAACCTGTCGTGGAGCGTACGTCTTGGAGGTGGGGACGGGCACTGAGGCCTCACCCCAGGTGCTCCAGATACCACGGTATCGCCCGCTTCAGGCCATCCTCGATCGCATAGCCTGGTTCATAGCCCAGCACGTTCCGGGCCCGCCCGACATCGGCCAGTGAGCGGCGCACATCACCGGGGCGTTCGGGACCGTGCTCCACGGGCACCTGGGCCACCAGCGGATCGTGCTCCTGCAGGGCCTCGCGCAACATGTTCACCAGCGTCAGGAGGTCGGTGCTGCGTCCGTAGGCGATGTTGAAGACGCCACCGAAAGCCTCGGCTCGCGGGGTGGCAAGCGCACATTCGACGGCCTGCACCGCGTTGCCCACGTAAGTGAAGTCGCGTGTCTGTCGGCCGTCCCCGTTCAATACGGGCGGTCGGTGGCGAAGGAAGCGATCGATGAACCGAGGAATGGCCGCGGCATAGGGACCGTTCGGGTCCTGATGCTCACCGAACACGTTGAAGAACCGCAGGCCCACGGTCTCCAGGCCGAACAGGCGATGGTAGAGCCCGGCATAAGCCTCGTCCATGGCCTTTGTGACCGCATACGGGGACAGGGGCACACCCTCCTGCCCTTCCACCTTCGGCGAGGCGGAACTGTCGCCGTAGACGCTCGAACTGCTGGCATAGACGATCCGACGCACTCGGTGTGTGCGGCACGCCTCCAGAACGTGGAGGAATCCCGTGAGGTTGGCGGCTTCGCTGGCGATCGGATCGTCGATGCTGCGCGGTACGGAGCCCAAGGCGGCCAGGTGTACCACGCTTTCGACACCGGCGACCGCATGCCGGCAGGCGTCGAGGTCGCGGATGTCGGCCTCCAGAAGGTGGAATCCAGGGTTCGGTACCAGCGCGGAGATGTTGGCCCGTTGACCGGTGACGAAGCTGTCGAGGCATCGCACGGTACGACCACGTTCAAGCAGTGCGCGGCAGACATGGCTGCCGATGAAGCCGGCACCACCTGTGACCAGAATGGGCCGGTGCTGCACGCTCATGTGGACAAAGCTACCGGTGAGCGCAGGCCCGGCAGCGGGCAGCTCGGGGGATTATGAACAGGTGCGGACATGATCGGTGTAAGGAGCATGCAGGGGATGGTGGGCCACAACGACATATGTATGGCCATACATACGTTTGAACTCCTGACGGTCAGGGAACTGCCCCGGTAGGATGCGTCCGGTGGCGAGTGGTTGACCGCTCCAGGATCGATCCCTTGCGGCAATCAAGGGTAGAAAGAGCTGATTTTCACTTGACTACCAATCACTTACATCCACAACAGGGAAGACCTGGGAAGTGAGCCTTCATCTACCGGAACTCTAGCCGAGACAGTACATATGTATGGCCATACATACTTCTATTTCGTTGTCTATCAAGAGGTTCATCAACACCACCCCGACCATCCCCCCATCGCCACGGCATCACCGACCTTATCCCACTTGCATCGGTTCAACCGTTCCACATCCATCCATGAGCACGCGACCGGACAGCTCCTCGAAGTTTGCGCGTGGTGGTCCGATCGGTCCGTGTGCCGGATGCATGGTTGGCCCTCCTGATGTGGGCGCTCAGCGCCCCGACCTCATTCCTTCTTCACCGCCACACCAAAGCCCACTGTATGCCAACCCGCCGGGGTCAACGGGCACAGCACCGCGTCCAGCCGCCCAAGCACATCCCGCTGGCGCTCCGTGCGCCCCAGGTTCGCCAGCAGACCGGTGGTACGGACCTCCATCCGATCGAAGGGAGCGAACAGGGATCGGTCCTGCGGCAGGCGCAGGTAGCGCCAGTAGTGCTCCCATGCCACGAACCGATGCCGCAGCCACTGGTGCATGCGGGTCCCTGCTAAGTTCTCGGCCCAGAGCAGTGTGCCACCGGGCTTCAACACGCGATGCATCTCCAGCAGGGCCTTTGCTTGCCGCTCCGGGGTGCTCAGGGCGCCCAGCATGCTCTTGAACGCCACCACATCAAGAACCGCGTCGGGTCTGGGAATGGCCAGCGCATCAATGGTCTCATAGCTGATGAGCGCCTCACGATCCAGGGCACGATGCAGGGCGCGGGCCTTTTCCGTGGGCCCGCGCAGATCGCTGCATACGGTGGTCAACCCGTGGTCCGCGAGCATCAGGCTGAGCCCGCCGTCCCGCTCCCCCAGTGCGAGCGCGTGTCCGCCAGGATCCGTATGGCGCTCCAACGCGCGGCGCCAAAGCGGGTAGGCCCGCGACCAGGTGCGGACCTCCCATTGGAAGTAATGGTCCAGGCGATCGGGCGGTGCGGACATGGGACAAAGAAAAGAGGCGGCCCGAGGGCCGCCTCTTGGTCATAGCAGGATCGTCTCACTTGGCCACGGCCACACTTCGCTTCTCGCGGATGACCGTGATCTTCACCTGACCGGGATAGGTGAGCTCATTCTGGATCCGGTCGGCGATGAGCAGGCTCAGCTCGTCGGACTGGGCATCCGTGATGCGCTCGCTCTCCACCATCACCCGGAGCTCCCGGCCGGCCTGGATGGCGAAGGCCTTGGTGACCCCCTGGTAGCTCATGGCCAGGC is a window encoding:
- a CDS encoding WD40 repeat domain-containing protein, translated to MRPFVVHRHSGHRGAVYALAVRQGRVLSGSGDGMVAAWGKDAASGEAVAQVGQAVFALAVLDHLDILLIGTEVGDLHVVDLSDRREAQRMVLHRRGIYRIVALDDQRVACAGGDGSLSVWGVRRDARGPQLTLQRHIPMAEEKVRDIAMDPARGLVAVACGDGTVRVLDAVDLNERLTLEGHIGGATSVAWHPGKPVLLSGGKDGHLRAWHAELGTPLLAQPAHRAGIYALAFDPRRELLATASRDKTAKVWRADDLEPLMRLDRPAGGHTHSVNHICWLGDHLFTAGDDRMVIEWSITDGGTGGR
- a CDS encoding SLC13 family permease yields the protein MSPSEWIVLATVIGALVLFISEKLSIDLVALLVALVLTLTGIITPQEAVAGFSDAATLTVAFMFVLSAALLRTGALSTIGPRLGPLFREGEARGLAVFMLAIGAISAFINNTPIVAVFIPIAVQMARSARIHPGKLLIPLSFGTIMGGTCTLIGTSTNIVVSGLAQKLGVPAISMFQMAPMGIVFLLAGVAYMVLVGRHLLPGDRPVGDDLGDQFGMGGYLTEIELLSGGSSVGKRIMDSPLVRDMEMDIIAIQRGDQRFNLPSGDMVLEAGDLLKVRCDVARIRAMKDRAQVSVRPSVRLADDDLRARGTTLVELVITASSPLEGKTLREADLIRAYRAVPLAVRHREEVVHDRLHDVVLRSGDVVLAEVRSHYVGTLQRLQRGPDAPFAILARQDGIAAFDRGRFALVTAAVAAVVVLSSLNVLPVMVAALAAVVFVVLTGCLSMKDVYEAIEWKIVFLMAGSFSLGIGMHASGLDARLAGGVVDLLRDLGPAAVLSGLYLFTSLLTELMSNTATAALITPIAIQVAGRMDSSPTPFLMAVAFAASASFMTPIGYQTNAMVYSAGRYRYTDFLKVGAPLHLLFWLLATFLIPVFYPL
- a CDS encoding NAD-dependent epimerase/dehydratase family protein, giving the protein MSVQHRPILVTGGAGFIGSHVCRALLERGRTVRCLDSFVTGQRANISALVPNPGFHLLEADIRDLDACRHAVAGVESVVHLAALGSVPRSIDDPIASEAANLTGFLHVLEACRTHRVRRIVYASSSSVYGDSSASPKVEGQEGVPLSPYAVTKAMDEAYAGLYHRLFGLETVGLRFFNVFGEHQDPNGPYAAAIPRFIDRFLRHRPPVLNGDGRQTRDFTYVGNAVQAVECALATPRAEAFGGVFNIAYGRSTDLLTLVNMLREALQEHDPLVAQVPVEHGPERPGDVRRSLADVGRARNVLGYEPGYAIEDGLKRAIPWYLEHLG
- a CDS encoding methyltransferase domain-containing protein: MSAPPDRLDHYFQWEVRTWSRAYPLWRRALERHTDPGGHALALGERDGGLSLMLADHGLTTVCSDLRGPTEKARALHRALDREALISYETIDALAIPRPDAVLDVVAFKSMLGALSTPERQAKALLEMHRVLKPGGTLLWAENLAGTRMHQWLRHRFVAWEHYWRYLRLPQDRSLFAPFDRMEVRTTGLLANLGRTERQRDVLGRLDAVLCPLTPAGWHTVGFGVAVKKE